Within the Chiloscyllium punctatum isolate Juve2018m chromosome 37, sChiPun1.3, whole genome shotgun sequence genome, the region CTGCGCATGTCACTGTATACTCTTGCGTTTCTTATCATTGATTTCGAATTCCTGTGTGGCTTCCTTGTTTATGTACTGAGAGATTCTACCTTGTTCCCTTGACCAAAAATATTACTCAAAGTACCATGTATGTCTGTTCCATTCTAACTGCCAATCCATCCATTTTTTTTCAAGACTTGAAGTATCATGTTCATCATTTGCAGACTCTGACAGATGCCTATATTGCTGTGGAGTATTTGGACTTTGCTCATACAAAATACAATTTAGTGTCATAAGGACTGTAAGCACTTGAGATACAAGcatgaaaaagaaagaagaaaagcaccTTCCTTGGTTTTGAAAGACATTATTAGTCCAAAGTAATCAAGTGGTTGCCTTGGCTGTATCCAACCTTAATAGTGATACAATTGAGGTAGAAAGAAATAAAAATTTTCATTTCACAATGAACTCTTAGTATAAACTGAAATTTGGACAATGGCAAATTGATCAAATCAAAGCATGTTTCCCAAAAAGACTTGGACAGTCTGTGTGCAATGGAGTTATTTATTCTGCCAGTGCTGAGTAATTCACTTAAAAGTAACAAATGTAAACATCTTTAGAATGACTATTCAGTATTACAAttgtttaaaaaatcatttgCAGGTACATCATTCTTTTAACAGAACATTCCACAGATCTTTAAAAATATATGACATCAAATCATTTAAGATATTAGGATAAATAATAGAAGTTTGATCAAAGAATTGGGTTCGAAAGAATGTCTCAAGAAAGAAAAATAGGTGAAGAATTGTAAGGAAAGAATTCCAGAACTTAAAGGCTTGCCTATTAAATGGTTATCAATGGTGGAGCAATCAGCAGACTAGATGCTACAGATACCAGAACTGAAGTGCAAGTACCTCTGGAAGATTTTGGAGCTAAAGATGGAGGGATGTGGGATGAGGCCAGGGAAGAATTTGAAAACAATGCTGAGAATTTCAATTGAAAATTACCAATTTTAACCTTGTATTTATAATTTTCTTCTCCTCAGGGGACGCACCTTTCCAATGTCAGTTGTGTGATGCTAAATTTAAAATCAACTCGGACCTAAAAAGACACATGCGCATCCACTCTGGTGAAAAGCCCTATCAATGTAGCTTCTGTGATTATCGCTGCGCCATGAAGGGCAACCTCCGATCTCACGTCCGTGTAAAGCACAGCATGGAGAACACTTTCAAGTGCTCACAGTGTGACTTCCAGTGTGGGAACAAGTCCACATTGCGGCAGCACACAAGGACCCATCAACCGGATAAGCCAATAAAATGCTTGCAGTGCAGCTACTCCTGTGCTAGTAAAGGATCATTGAAGGTACACGAAAGAATTCATTCTGAAGATCGACCTTTCAGGTGCAAGTTTTGCTCCTTTGATTCGAAGCAACGTAGCAATCTCCTTATGCATCTTAAAAAACATCATATAGGCAAAGATAAACTGAGTGCAGGGAAGAAAGATATTGATGGGCAAAAGCAAGGCAGTTCGCGGCTAGTAGTCAAACTAGATGCCAAAAAGCCTTTCAAATGTGATATGTGTGACGCAAGTTTtgtcagagaagattcacttcgCAGCCATAAGAATCAACACCGTGATTTATCTCACAGCAGTGATAACAGTGCACTAGCCATTTTACAGTTGCAGATACAACATGAAAACCAAACCAGTGTTCCTTCTGTGTCTAATCATCTTCAACCAAGATCAGTCACATCCTTTAGCAAAGGAGAGGTGAAGATTATAGTTAGCCAGCAGCTGAATCCAACTAACAGCATTGTTCAAACAGTAGTAAATGAACATCATACTGTAAGAGATACTGTGGTGTCTGATCCAAGTCATCAGAACAGAGATGATGTGACCTCCAGTAACCAATTGCAACTGTTACAGCAGGTCAATTTGATTGCTCCAACTCAACAAGCATTATCACAGAATGAAGTTGAAACTAACTCCTCTTTAGAGCAGGAAGCCACTTTACTTAGTCCTATTGATTCCAGTGCCACTGACAGTCTCCATCAGGCACTAATGCAAACTACAGCAGTTGATAATCAAGCATCTTCAAACAGCCAATCATTCATCACTGCTTCTACAATCAACTGTTCAGACCTGGATGGCCTAAATGCACTCATTCAAGAGGAGAGCAGGGATGTCACTGTGGTTAGTGACCCAAACCAGACTGTTGCAACCACCTCCTCATCCTCAGCGTCACCCATCTTCTCTTCACCATCTCCTCAGTTGCCGGGACCTAAACATACCTATCCTATTGTTCCAGCAGCAATTCCATCCGGTGTTACATGCTCAGTATTACAAATTCCATCTCATAATTCATCAGCTACAGGATTCCCTCCACAGCCTGAGGAAACAAACAGTCTTTTGGTATCTGGCATTGGCATCAGCACTTCAGGAGTGATTATACAGAGTCTTCCCATGGTTGTTACAACAGCACAGCAACAACAACCTGATGATCCACTCTCTGAGCGGGCTTTCTACTCTGAGTCCAGTGCTTCATCGACCTTAGTGCTACAGGAAGCCTCACAGCTTTCTGGTCGACAAACAATACACCTTACCTCCAGTGGAGACAGCACACAGCCTTCCTGTTCAGTCACAGAAACCCAAGGGTGGACAATGTAGAATTATGTTATCAATATGGATTTTGAATGCCGTTGGCTAAAATGCAACGATAATGCAGAATCTAATGTCTGTTGAGTTCTGTGGACAGCTGTTGGGTGTCTTACACCGTAGATCATAAGATGTAATCATGAAAGAATGAATTATTTCACATGTCATTATCTGAAACTTTCAGCTAGCTTTCATAGCTTTGGTCATAAGTAAgattcagactggaatctaatctaatatttgaAAACATTAAACACCTTATTCTTAGGTTCTTCTCCATCCTAAGTACCTTAGGGGAAGGGTTGATTGAAAACTAGGAGAATAAGCAAAATTATTAGTGAATCACAACCTGACACCTGAAGAGTCTcatttgtttgggtcaacaattAATTATTCAGCCTGGTTGGAGGATGGAGGAAATGGGCTGAGGGGGCCCAAGGATGTTCCAGTTTTGTAAGGAGTGATTGGGCATTTACTGAATCTGCACTATGGTGTTTGGAAGTGTTCCCATCCAGATTTCTATCTTCTGCAGGTAAGCATATGAGTGGCTATCACAGGTGTCATGACTTCAGTCATTCAAGGAACACAAAAAAGTTAATAAGCATGTTTATACGTAGATTCAGCAAATACTTAAGAATGCAAATGAAGTTGACATTATTGCCAGGGgattggagttaaagaataagaAAGTCCTTCTACAGTTGTACAATACTCCCATTGCATCTTGGGTGGCTATCCTTCATATATAAGGAAGGATATATTGCCTTGAAAGTGGTACAGTGAAGGTTCGGTAGATTGGTTCCTGGGATTAGAAGGTATGAGACTGAGTAATTTGAAGTTTAAAAGAATGATAGATGATCTCTGCAATTTAAAAGATTGATACAAACTTACAAAATTGTGAAAAATTATTTCTCCCGTCTGGAGAATCTCGAACAGACTCAGGATAAAGGGTCAACCGTTTAGGATTGAAATGAGGAAAAAAtatattcaccaggatgttgtgaatctttgaTGTTGTTTGGCCCTAGAAGGTTGTGGACATGCCATTATTGAGTGTGTTAAAAACTGGTTTTTGATCTCTCAGGGAACCAGAGTATAttgagggggaaggggggtggggagggggaagaaggggggaggTTGAGGATTGTCAAAGACAGGGAGTTAATGTAGAAGAaaagccatgattgtattgagtgGTGAGGCACATTCAAGGAGCTGAATAATCAGCTCCTtcttctatttcttatgttcttgttGATCTGCGTTCATAGATTAATGATGTTTATTGTCTAGGCTCATGGATGTAGGAAAGGAACAAATACAAATACTTGTAAATCAATCATCATCTAGTGTGTATCTGACAGGGAGAGATGTTGAGGGAAAATAACTAGTTTTTGTCAGACCTTATTAGAATGTCTTATCAAATGTTTTGACTGACTACAGCAAAGTAAGCAGTACAAATTATGCCAACTGGAGAGAAACAGCAATGAAATATGTAGGGCACTAGAGCGTATAAAGTTCCCTCTAAATGTATTTCAGTCTTGAATTTAATGCAGTTGTGCACATTCATTCTCAAGTGGATTTAATTTTATATTAAAAATTATCTAAGACAGAAAATTATAGCAACTAAATATGTGAATTGTCCAAGAGACAAATAAAATCAAATACTGAATCCATGAATCAACTGGACTCATAAAATCATCAGTAAGTATAACCAATTAATATTGTAATTTAATGGAGGAACACcctttctatttttaaaaaaggttattttaCATAATTTCTATGAACAAATCAGCAAAACACCATAGACAATAAAAGTTATCATGTAAGAAATAACATCTTGTTGGTCTTGCCTTATAACTTAAGCTTCATCTGAAGATCATTCCATTCTCCTCATTCCTGTATGTGCACTCCCCTCCAAGGTGAGACAATCTGCTTAACTCTGTGCTGCTCATGTGACAACTGTACTCCACTGACTTAGTACTTAGGCTGCTGCTCATTCGTGTACTGCTCAAATTATTTTGTCGGTCCCTAGGGCAGTGTCTTTGGAACACTAGAGGTGTGTGGATACCTGTTGGAAGAACTGTTGCTTAAACTGAAATTTGTTTAGAACTTAAAAGAAAATTATTTGCATTGAAATCTGCTCTGCACTTCCTGTTTCTTTTACCAAACTTATCTGGCACCATTTATATTAAAATTTGAATATCACCACTCCCttcgcacacacccccacccctacagatttttaaaattcatttatgaGATGAAGGTATCACCAgatagaccagcatttattgcccgttcccAATTgaccagagagcagttaagagtcaaacacattactgcgggtctggagtcagatgCAGGCCAAGACCAGGCGAGGAtcagtttcctttcctgaaggacattagtgatccagatgggtttttttcctCAATCCACCtcaatggattcatggccatcattagattcttaatttcagatttttactcaattcaaattccaccatctgccctggTGGTATTTGAACCCGGGTTCCCAGAACATCTCCTGGGTCTCTGAATGATCAGTCCAGCTATCATACCATTACCATTGTTATACCTGAAATATAAATGTTAAGTTGAAACTTAAAATTTGAGTTTCAGAAAATTTTAATACTGGCATGGTTTCAATGTTCCTTTGGAAATTATTTACCCGATTAATGCACATTTACACCCATTTTTAATTTgggtatatttcaatgagattgagaGGATGCTTCGGCAAAAATTGACATCAGCAGTATGAGGGCAAAATTGGACATGATTTCAGCTTTAATTTCTGGGTTGCAGCCAAGGCTATGGACATGAGATTTCAGGAGCAATTGTTTTATGAAGAGCTCCCCTTTGCCACTGGCACAATTGCTTCTGATCCATTAaaagtatagagtc harbors:
- the zfp64 gene encoding zinc finger protein 64 isoform X2, with protein sequence MNAGGQSDGFAPVPFSPGATVLVEVNADIHICGICKQQYNTLDNFVAHKQNGCHLGTTAGTSSIQFVAEATTPTTQTQTATSMITAQTQTISGCAFKTSHGNKDLDRHLRTHTGEKPFKCDTCNKRFSRLDKLKMHNRSHTGEKPHKCQHCDYAAADSSSLKKHLRIHSDERPFKCQICPYASHSSSQLIIHLRSHTGDAPFQCQLCDAKFKINSDLKRHMRIHSGEKPYQCSFCDYRCAMKGNLRSHVRVKHSMENTFKCSQCDFQCGNKSTLRQHTRTHQPDKPIKCLQCSYSCASKGSLKVHERIHSEDRPFRCKFCSFDSKQRSNLLMHLKKHHIGKDKLSAGKKDIDGQKQGSSRLVVKLDAKKPFKCDMCDASFVREDSLRSHKNQHRDLSHSSDNSALAILQLQIQHENQTSVPSVSNHLQPRSVTSFSKGEVKIIVSQQLNPTNSIVQTVVNEHHTVRDTVVSDPSHQNRDDVTSSNQLQLLQQVNLIAPTQQALSQNEVETNSSLEQEATLLSPIDSSATDSLHQALMQTTAVDNQASSNSQSFITASTINCSDLDGLNALIQEESRDVTVVSDPNQTVATTSSSSASPIFSSPSPQLPGPKHTYPIVPAAIPSGVTCSVLQIPSHNSSATGFPPQPEETNSLLVSGIGISTSGVIIQSLPMVVTTAQQQQPDDPLSERAFYSESSASSTLVLQEASQLSGRQTIHLTSSGDSTQPSCSVTETQGWTM
- the zfp64 gene encoding zinc finger protein 64 isoform X1, with amino-acid sequence MNAGGQSDGFAPVPFSPGATVLVEVNADIHICGICKQQYNTLDNFVAHKQNGCHLGTTAGTSSIQFVAEATTPTTQTQTATSMITAQTQTISVSSQLSEFGFEQGYQTYLPSTSNAGEVSSLSLGPTRPTPKKSKSNSTSQKKLTCCYPGCAFKTSHGNKDLDRHLRTHTGEKPFKCDTCNKRFSRLDKLKMHNRSHTGEKPHKCQHCDYAAADSSSLKKHLRIHSDERPFKCQICPYASHSSSQLIIHLRSHTGDAPFQCQLCDAKFKINSDLKRHMRIHSGEKPYQCSFCDYRCAMKGNLRSHVRVKHSMENTFKCSQCDFQCGNKSTLRQHTRTHQPDKPIKCLQCSYSCASKGSLKVHERIHSEDRPFRCKFCSFDSKQRSNLLMHLKKHHIGKDKLSAGKKDIDGQKQGSSRLVVKLDAKKPFKCDMCDASFVREDSLRSHKNQHRDLSHSSDNSALAILQLQIQHENQTSVPSVSNHLQPRSVTSFSKGEVKIIVSQQLNPTNSIVQTVVNEHHTVRDTVVSDPSHQNRDDVTSSNQLQLLQQVNLIAPTQQALSQNEVETNSSLEQEATLLSPIDSSATDSLHQALMQTTAVDNQASSNSQSFITASTINCSDLDGLNALIQEESRDVTVVSDPNQTVATTSSSSASPIFSSPSPQLPGPKHTYPIVPAAIPSGVTCSVLQIPSHNSSATGFPPQPEETNSLLVSGIGISTSGVIIQSLPMVVTTAQQQQPDDPLSERAFYSESSASSTLVLQEASQLSGRQTIHLTSSGDSTQPSCSVTETQGWTM
- the zfp64 gene encoding zinc finger protein 64 isoform X3 encodes the protein MNAGGQSDGFAPVPFSPGATVLVEVNADIHICGICKQQYNTLDNFVAHKQNGCHLGTTAGTSSIQFVAEATTPTTQTQTATSMITAQTQTISGEKPFKCDTCNKRFSRLDKLKMHNRSHTGEKPHKCQHCDYAAADSSSLKKHLRIHSDERPFKCQICPYASHSSSQLIIHLRSHTGDAPFQCQLCDAKFKINSDLKRHMRIHSGEKPYQCSFCDYRCAMKGNLRSHVRVKHSMENTFKCSQCDFQCGNKSTLRQHTRTHQPDKPIKCLQCSYSCASKGSLKVHERIHSEDRPFRCKFCSFDSKQRSNLLMHLKKHHIGKDKLSAGKKDIDGQKQGSSRLVVKLDAKKPFKCDMCDASFVREDSLRSHKNQHRDLSHSSDNSALAILQLQIQHENQTSVPSVSNHLQPRSVTSFSKGEVKIIVSQQLNPTNSIVQTVVNEHHTVRDTVVSDPSHQNRDDVTSSNQLQLLQQVNLIAPTQQALSQNEVETNSSLEQEATLLSPIDSSATDSLHQALMQTTAVDNQASSNSQSFITASTINCSDLDGLNALIQEESRDVTVVSDPNQTVATTSSSSASPIFSSPSPQLPGPKHTYPIVPAAIPSGVTCSVLQIPSHNSSATGFPPQPEETNSLLVSGIGISTSGVIIQSLPMVVTTAQQQQPDDPLSERAFYSESSASSTLVLQEASQLSGRQTIHLTSSGDSTQPSCSVTETQGWTM